The nucleotide window gacatttgtaagtgcatcaaattttgcattaatcatgttgaatggatcaaggtcatacattccagcagcttgcctcttttgagttggagctggtcctcttggactactccaaagatgagtattctttgtaattttctccaatagctcataagcttcatcttcatgcttcataataaattctcctcctgtttgagcatcaataatccctctgattgcaggagtgacattggtgtaaaaattctagtttatcatccattttggaatggcatgatgtgggcattgtctctctaattccttccatctcatccatgactcatagagagtttcatcttctcttggtctgaaagctgtcatttgattcctcaattcttgagtttttccaggtggaaaatattgtgcaagaaatgcatcattgagttgctcccaatttgtaatggagttgtgaggtaaagagtcaagccaatccaatgctctatctttcaaagagaatgggaatagcttcaatcttgctgcatcatcagacactccaggttgtttttgcatatcacaaatcatagcaaacttcttcagatgtgtgtgtggattttcagaaggatgtcccccaaattgagaattttgaatcatttgaagaactccaaaatccatcttgtagctatttgcatcaattcttggtcttgctatgctttctctcaagtcatcaaaacgaggaaaagcatgatccatcatacttcccctaggcacattagcattaacaacttcttcaccttgggctgcattttcattgtttcgatcatttccagcattaccgccACCAATTctgattctttcatcagccatgtctgcttctaattcagtttctctcaatgcttcttttcttcttctggtttctttcttgtttgctttacaaaatttctcaatttcaggattaaacaataaggatgtttcacttgtgcttctagctcttctcataaaagattaaaagtacctgaaaaagaacaaacaaacacaaaatgaaaagataacaaagataaaactaaaaacaactaaaataatcaagaatttaatcttaaacaaacaactccccggcaacggcgccaaaaacttgatgtggcccaaccgcaagtgcacgggtcgtacaagtaatatagaaaagatatcgttcccacgaggagttgtgttaatgattgaatttttgatataaaaattctaactaatttggactatttttgaaattaaagtaataaattgatggcTATTGAGATGTGAATTCTATGTGTGTGAGATTTATAGTCTATCCAACCATGTATTaactaaactaaaattgcatcaaattgaaataaacaagttgaaatatggcaaaatttaaaatggcaagcaattaaattcaattagaaattaacaatgataaaaaaaaaaaaaagcgatttcggagttcgggatttcatattccagctattttgggattttaaatgggttatccaatcttgtggaacttacgggttttaaggagattaattcttaaatcctttgaataccctttcgagtgggacaaagagtgccttaatcaatctaatcctactttcgtggacttagagttaattaagacccattaagttctttaattaatctgtgaatcctcttaatccttagtctatttctagatctaagttaattaagtccaatttcttgattatctatcacaaggccttctcctttcggtgcctcaaccatggattaagaacatcacttaatgggatcctacactaagcatgtaattgagcacacaagaaatgaataaactcattaagaccacaaaatatggattacccaatcaaaatccacaaaatatctcaaatattacatcccttactctagaatcaaagtaaaactactcactatccatagtatttacaagatattctgaattTATAtgcaaataaagctttaatctaaactaaggaacaagaaactaaacactagaaatgtaggaaaaatgtaagaaaagaaagaaatctccaaatctggttgaaaatggagtgggagatgattgtgactcttcagctgctgcctcccctattccttttcttcctctactTTCTTCCccttttctaaaatgggaaatggagctatttatagcatttttctgacatggagccctaaaatggtgtgttttaggaggaattttctgagggaatcttctgctagctcattaatgaaacctttgtgagactgcataagtggactgcaaaagttatctgatcccttatgcgattcagtgttctggttcacttatgcgaaactgcatgacttggcgcataggttatgcacatttccgtgagattgcataagggaggcgtgaatctgcataagctatgcactctccttatgcacaattcggcaggtgttggaacagtgcttcttctcctcatgcggatctgcatagcttatgcgataagttatgcgcaattttgtcaatgcatatttcaacttgaaaacttgtttttgacatctttggctatagAAGTCACTCCTCTTTTCAGCtatttctggttcacttatgcgaaactgcatgacttggcgcataggttatgcacatttccgtgagattgcataagggaggcgtgaatctgcataagctatgcactctccttatgcacaattcggcaggtgttggaacagtgtttcttctcctcatgcggatctgcatagcttatgcggcaagttatgcgcaattttgtcaatgcatatttcaacttgaaaacttgtttttgacatctttggctgtagaagtcactcctcaatggcaaaatttcttttcagtccttcaaaattaccatttttcctacaaaacaaagtaaaaattacaaattaatccaaaattaacaattatgaaaaactaactaaataactaatgaaattagctaaaagtgactaataatcaaataaaatggctatgaaattaaacctaaatgattatgcaaaatgtatgcatcaccaACCCAAAGAAACAACAAGCTTCCATGATATTGGGCTATGGGCTTAGAGAATGGCCCAATTCAATCAAGACATTGTCTAACAAGGTTAAGGGCCAAACCCAACTGAAACATCCAAACTTAAGAGTTGAAATATCAGAATTAAAAAACATATAGGACGTTTTTTCAGACATTTTTTTATGTATGTTTTAGGACGTTTTTATTTCgctttatattttcattttttctttaaattagtTAATAAAGAAAGCAACACAACTCAaagatgaaaaataaataaataaaattaaaaatatttaacatTGATACACGATCTTAGATATCTTTAAAAGGCTACTATACACTAcaataaatttaagttttaacaACACTTTTTAAATATCATTTTATACATGACATTAaggtaataaaaaatattaaatgcaATATATCTAGTTATTAAACAAACAcatgaaataataaataatacGTACAACATACATAATAGtgctataaattaatataaaagtgTTATTAAAAACTTTAGATTACGAGATTTATGCATGTCATTAGGTGCTTGTTTGTTAGTAATTCTTATTAATagtatattttaaaatttgtaaGAGCATATAAAGGATGCTATTAAAGTTTAGATTTGTTACAGTGATATTACACATCatataaataatgcaaatttactCATATAAATATGAATATTTTTCATAATCAATAAAATATCTTATAAATGTGAGTGCAATAAGCATTGTTTTCAAATGCGTAAATAATTTCTATTACCTTAAGCATCTCGTTTGATCATATGATCATTTGAGActcttctttaatttttgttttcttaATGCTCGATGTTAGAGGTTaaaggtaaaaaaaaataaaagctctTTCTGGATACTGTGAAGTTATAGATAAGTTAGGGATTcagataaaaaattaatgaaaaaataaatgtggtaaactaaaaaaaaaattaatattaaataaaaaaaccaCTTTCCTTTTGTGTACTTAAATAAcatgaaataattaatatttatggcacactaattataaatttaaagaaatgaaaaaagattttaaaaaaaagaaaccttAAATGGGGCCATAAGGGTCTTGCATTTAATGTGTATtcttagtttttttttaatattttataggaAAAAAAAGGTTAATATATCTATTATcagaaaaagaaaataacaaaatcTAACAAGGCAGTAGTTCTTATGGCAATTGCATTTATTGTCAGGGATTTTCTGAATGAAAGCAATTGGATTTCACTCCAAAATATACAACCGTAGCAGTTAATTCTTGGTTGTATGATTTATTCTAtcctttcttccatttttttttttggttatgaATGTTTCGTCCATGTACGCAAGAGGGTTGTTCTGGTCTCAATGAATCAGGTCCACCAAGAATCTTTTCCAATATACAAAGCCACTGCACTGCACCTTCCTCTTCACCACCAACAAATCCTTCAAACCATGGACACTAATAACCAAGACATGTTCATAAGACTTACAAATTCTCTCCTCGTCCTTATCGTCAGTAATTTGCCCTTTAAAGGATCAGCAAGAACAAGCATCCTCTCTAAGCAATGGCTTAACATTTGGCGAGAAAGCACCAATCTAGAGCTCAATGAGAGCTCCTTTGTTAAACTTGAAGAAAATCAAGAAATCCAGAGGATTCAAAGAATTACTTTCTTTGATTTCGTCAGGCACTTCATTGTGAGCTATCCACAAAAGGCAATTCAGAAATTTGCAGTGGCATGTTCAAAGCCAAAACGTTTCCTTTCAGACATGCAAAATTTTGTTACTTTTGCCATTTCAAGAAATGTGAAGGAGCTGGAAATAGATTTCTCTGATCCTACGTGGAGAGAAGACAATCTTGATAATCATCCAGCAGTAGCTGAGTTGCCTTTGCAGGCATATCACCATGTGGGTCTTGAATCATTGAAGTAGTTCTCATGCAGTTTTGATGTATCTAGGGTTTCCAATTTCACCACCCTCAAGGATGTTTCTTTAGGATGGATAAAGATAAGTATAATTTCTATCAGGTCCTTGTTGGTGAATTGTCCATTGCTAGAGAGTTTGAGTTTAAGGAATTGTTGGAATGTGATTGAGCACTTTGAGATTTCTTTACCAAACTTGAAGCTAAGGAATTTAGTTCTTGACAAGTGCAATTTTATTCATGATATGTTCTGGATTGACGGACCAAAGTTAAAGTTCTTGAAATACTCAGGCAAAATTGGTTATTTTCACTTGTTGGATCAACGTGATATGACAGAAGCTGATCTTGACTTTGGTATGAAGCTTGAATTTGAGGAAGTTGGTGCCCTTCTTTATGACTTCCTACAAGAGCTTTATTCTGTTCGAGTTTTGACAGTCTGCAGTGTCTTTCTTCAGGTACTAGCCGCTCTTCTTTCCCTATCAAAAGACCAATATATATCTATGCTCTCCCTGATGTTGAGATAGATTTATTTATATTGTTAGTCTCAATCCCATATGGCTTCCATTGTCTACCAATTGGTAGATCTTATAATCTCATATCATATGATTTAATTCTTCATTTAATAGCATCAATCGctcatttataattatatatatttcacGTGAATTTCAAAcataatttcaatttaaaaagtgtaatattttattcataattattatattagttCTAAATTTTCATGTTAATTTTGTCCAAATTCGAAAATTTGATTCAATTTATTGTCGTATTGTGAAATATCTAACACTTCAGTTAATAGTcacaaattatatatttattacacATGTATCGCGAacataatttaaatttagaaagtgAGATATCTTATCCCTAATTATTTTACTAGTTCACCAACTTTTCATATTAATTTCATCCAAATTAGAAAAATATATTCAATCTCTTGTCATGCTGTAAAATATCTAATACTTGATTTAATGGTTATTATCATAATTATCCACTTGTAAATTATTCAATAAGCGTGCATTGCGCacagtttaaataaaaaaatcgatACTCTCAATTATCCTCActacaaattaaattaatatagttTAGATTGGAAAACTACAATGCTTCAAATGACTTCTGTAACacctcaaatttttaaatttattattttgtgagtaatattaatattttattttatttaaattttaggaaattattagaaatttttcagattttagaaatcgggtttgatttcccaaaaatataaaactttgataatttttaaaaattaatttaaataccacgtggtaaaattaaaaatatatttggaccctatgaatttttctgagttttctagaatttttgggtctcgtttttggtcccaatgcagaataaaaattcaaaattttgtatcatgaatcgAACAGGTCGAATGGAATCGGACCGGCCtccctccttcttttcttctcttccccGTGCATCCCGAcccttcttcctctctctcccgttttctctctcctccctcctccccactcAGGCCAGACACCGCTCCAACCTCCCTAGCTCACTGGATCGCCGCCTCGCCCTTCCCTCCTCGCCGGCTGCCGCCTAAAACTGCAGGAAAGCACGCGCAAAGACCCCCGATGCGCAGCGCGCCGCTTCAGCTTCCTGGCCAGAATTCGACTGTTCCAGCTACTGATTGGgctgggtcttgtgtcaaacaccatctgcacctcgagagctttccattaacactaagaacaccaaaatctatcaagcgatttgtccaatttttatctgggaagttttagcccatttcgacttttaggctagattgctcgcaaatcgtgaaccccacgaaaaaaccgagagtaccaaagcGCTCCATTAGTCAAGAGTTTCgcagcaatataaatttcaaaattttttgacaccatttttcggtgggtcccacgaaatttcgtagtatttttccgagcattaaatgaacttagaaaatttcgtaaaaattatatactaacccccgtgttgtgggcttcgtgtaggtaccttcaattcacggaaattcgacgattgcccgagtctgtgaatttccggtctGATAGACAGGCTATCGAAAAAGTCTCAGAATTAGGTCGAAATTTTGGCTACCCTACCATTGTCACACGTCCCAAGCGCGTTCCCGAGATCGGAATCAACATAGGTAAActtgaaccttactttttcttaattttctattgcttgaataggattaaaaacccataaaatattcatggtagctcagaaaattatgattctttttgcattagcttagtaatattgctaaggaccgcagggcaaagttttagaatttttagaactcatttgggtagtttttgcaagaaggttaaattatgaggactaaactgtaattttacatgttgtgattgatgactgtttggatgggcccaggaggggctgtgtgatgtgattgagttgtggatatatggtttgtggatatggaAGTAtattttaagcctttttgcaggttaggtaagtcctaggtatcggggagactctgccggattttcggcacgacttagaacatatttgatcttttcttggtttgtattgagtcaattgtattaaataattgtaataaaattgtcaggtgagccgggacagtcttcctcctccgcccagccgccacaataACTTCGGTTgagtctatgagtaaaatattaattttaattgtaatttcgatattattatatgttcaaacatgcccatgcatcactgataaatatgtatttatgtagttaaactctaggcaagttttatgttgcattcacaactgttaaagtgccatggatattgttgtagtaatttagagcagtgtgcatgagttggcgtgcgtgtggtatggtgttggctatggacagaatgagtagacacggcttgagatctttgctaggacccgatccttcggagtagacacagcttgagttctttgctAGGACCCCAATTTagtttattaagagaaagtccggcttaagttcttcgctggcacaggttggattaagagggatgtataggggatcagctcccatatatgtattgtttgacagtgttgggtgtgtgagtgctccaaattgcctttttgatttgatttgtatgaaatttatgatagtatttcatttcactttacagggtgcattagtattagatagctatagagattatggttaaaattgatattttactctctgagtcgaacgctcactcccgttcattatttttccaggccataGGAGGATTATTGtcgtggttaacctgcttttcttcttcgcaggtcgtttatttatgtttatgtaattctgttaactcctagaattttcgcatgtattaaaaatatttatttgatttgggtctataatataatttgccattttggacctgtaaacttattatatgcatgtatgttggactggatgagggagctgagctcccatttgactttatgttattatgagtatgtggagggtgagctgagctccccaatttattatatattgtgtttacaggtcgggtgagtcaaaaattccccattaaaaggtccattttatggctggactctatccgattgaattcttgaaattgggcccaaatgggccttagagttggattgaggaatagttaggcttactacaagcctcggaggctttaggctagtccaggtcctagtgccggtctggcccatagattgggtcgtgacaaatgtggtttCAGAGCTTAAACTCCAGATTCATAGGAAAAAATTGTCTAAAGTATTGGAAAGAGTCTAAtaagagtcacatgcggaaaatagggtccacattcatcttgcattgtcatctttgcttctagtttctgcttcatatattgtgagtaaatatgagtctatagagctgtgtaacatgcagttttgaaattttgtgatctaatgctgctgaatttcaggaaaatacgTAGAAGcaagagagctgccactgcaccagaaccagatgtgcctgacgaggtgtcggcacaggatgaggcacctgccctgaggaggcggggtaggaggcctagagctgctcaagtaaaggagcagccaccaccagttcaggaacagtTTTTTATGGCCCcgagtcccatggacccaatggtagctactctagctggtttgaaGAGAacgatcgatatgatggcacagtatatggtccacccttccCAACAGCAGCAGTCCACGGCACCAaggggggaaccttacaaacagataattaatttcaagaaattaggcctggtacttatgatgtgtcagacgatgcctatcggtttttggattcctacaaACAGGCAGGCATgaagttgcagttgactgataggagactcatagagtgtgtgcagcatgtcatggggcctatgcctagacaatagatgaatgactacatattacctcaggtggaaggtttgtcatggacccagtttgtggaactgtttatcaaccggcttgtaccagaaagtttcagagatcaaaagcagtgggcctttgaggccttaagacagaatggcaggtctataGATGAATATACTACAGAATTTCTAGAATTGAGTAGATATGCCCCTGCAGCAGTGGCTACTGaaagtatgaaggtgaaaaggttcctaaaggggctggacaagaGGTACGCAAAtatggccatgatgtctgatcagtcttttgatgtgataGTTGATCGAGCCTgatagattgagattagctacaccAGAGATGACAgtgaaagagcaaagaaaaataaagcagagggttcttcaggtattccccacatgggtgctccGGATAGCAGAGGCCAGAGTAAttatagaggaagaagtaggaacaagaggagtagttttagacacaaatctcgaggattcagacccgGGTactgatccagcagtggtcacagtttggggtacagcagttctgggtctagtTCAGGATCCTCCCTTGCTCCTTGTACACAGTGTGGAAGGACATTCAAGACCTTgtctgatgggttcaggagtatgtttcaggtgtggccaaccaggtcactttgctaggaaatgccccgtgttcagcgagccacagatggggtcacagggttttgttgcaaatgttcctcgtcagttttaTCATGGTGCTTCCAAAGATAGCAGATCGATCGCCAATGTagtgaggacaagggggacgtggatttggaggcagatcaggaggtaggagtcagtatcagggttctgcaacccagggtaggggtcaagctcgagttttcaccctgacccaccaggatgctcaggcttccaatgcagttgtggtaggtgttcttctagtctgttcctatgaggctcgtgctttaatagatccgggtgctacgcactcatttatctccccagtgtttgccatgagattgggtaggaaccctacaactttagaatgccctttgtctgtagctaccccgcttagtgacaacatagatgtagacatggtttttccgggtagcccagtaataGTGGATGAAAGAATCCTCCCagtagacttggttcctctaccagtaatggatttcgatgtaattttaggaatggattggttggcaactcattacgcCACTTTAGATTGCAGGAACAAAAAAGTGTATTTCCACATATCTGGTGTGGAAGAATTTacctttgatggtgacaggagcgtggctccatataatttggtgtcagcaattagtgctagaaaaatgttgaggcatggatgtcaagggtatttggcattggtgagagatacatctgtagaagtgTCAACATGGGAagtgttcctgttgtcagagaattcatagatgtcttccctgaggagcttctagggttgccaccaggaagggaaatagagttctgcattgatgttgtgccgggtacaaaccccatatcaatgccgccttataggatggcaccagcagaattgaaagagttaaaggagcaactacaggagttaTTGgaaaagggtttcatacgtccgagcacttcaccttggggcgctcctattctattcgtgagaaagaaagataggtccttgaggttgtgtattgattatagattgctgaacaaggtgactgtgaagaacaagtatccacttcctcggatcgatgatctgtttgatcagctccaaggggctagattcttttccaaaatagactaatgatcaggctaccatcagttgagaatcaagaatgaggatgtgtccaaaacagcattcaggacaagatataatcattatgagttcttggtgatgtcttttggactcactaatgcactagcagccttcatggacttgatgaatagggtgttcaggccattcctggaccattttgtcatcgtattcatagatgacattttggtatactatcagaccgaggaagaacacgtgtggcatttgaggatggtgttgcagactttgagggagcaccaactatatgccaaattttcaaaatgtgaattttggctacaaagcatctcattcttggaacacatggtttctagtgaaggcattcaattagatcccaagaaaattgaggctgtaactaaTTAGCTTAGGCCTACAACCGTCACTGAGGTGCAAAgatttctgggcctagctggctactataggcatttcgtgtaggatttttccaggatagcagctctcttaactaagttaactcagaagaatgttccattcatttggacagatgattgtgaggagagtttccagaagcttaaggagtgtctaaccattgcccctgtgttgacactaccgatgagtggtaaaggatataccat belongs to Hevea brasiliensis isolate MT/VB/25A 57/8 chromosome 4, ASM3005281v1, whole genome shotgun sequence and includes:
- the LOC110638953 gene encoding putative F-box protein At3g29830, with amino-acid sequence MNQVHQESFPIYKATALHLPLHHQQILQTMDTNNQDMFIRLTNSLLVLIVSNLPFKGSARTSILSKQWLNIWRESTNLELNESSFVKLEENQEIQRIQRITFFDFVRHFIVSYPQKAIQKFAVACSKPKRFLSDMQNFVTFAISRNVKELEIDFSDPTWREDNLDNHPAVAELPLQAYHHVGLESLKSLLVNCPLLESLSLRNCWNVIEHFEISLPNLKLRNLVLDKCNFIHDMFWIDGPKLKFLKYSGKIGYFHLLDQRDMTEADLDFGMKLEFEEVGALLYDFLQELYSVRVLTVCSVFLQVLAALLSLSKDQYISMLSLMLR